The genome window aaaacaaacacataaacggATCATGAGTCATTGTCATGGCATGCACTGAAATATCTCTTACCTTCCTTGAGGCCAAGTCTGCGGAAAGAGACCATGTGAAGCAGTTCTGTCAAGAGCAAAAGATTAACTGTTAATTCATTTCTTAATTCAGTGGTACTCAAGATGCAGTTAATATGTATAAGTTATAGAATTACTCCTTTAAACCTCTCCCTTTACCTCTTcacatttctcttttaaattTAACATATGTAATTTAACATATGTTATATTTACAACAGTAGCCTCTAGTGTCCCTCGTGAGACAGCAGCCAGTTTTAATTTTCATTCTGTATTTGTAAATAGTAGCAACACCACTGAAGCTATATGTGTATTGTGTAAAATCAGTTACCTCCATGAGTTCTTTGAGGCTGAACAGAACAGTACGGCTGAGTAAAGTGTCAGGGTCTGGCTGAGCAGCAAGAAATTTGTAGTAATACTGCAGATCCTTCCCAATGCTTTTTAGACATGAGTCCTAGATTGAAACACAGCAAAGACAATtataaacacatatatacatataaactaTCAGGCAGCAAAATACAGTTGATGAATATGTGTTAAAGGTTATTTCTTCCTACTTATATTTAATATGTACACTTTCATAATCTCTTAAAAGAgaggtagaagaagaaaaagaaaaattaaaaaagtggtaGTTTTGTCAGAGAGACAAAGCTTAACATACCTGATCAAATTCAGATTTAGCCATTCCAGAGCATGTTGGTTCCTGTGTGACAAACACAGTTACATTTTAGAGGCACAgttacaaaataatttaaaaaaaaaaaaaaaatgtatcttggCATAAAAAGGGGGTTAGTGTTAGAATATAGGACTGATTTTTCCCTATCTCACAACTAAAGTACATCTGTATGAAATAAAGCTTCCTACTGTACCTTTGGTGCACACACAAATGGCGTGTTAGTCTCCATGTGCAGCTCCACACTCTGCTTTGTGCAGTCGATTCCAGTGAACAGGTTGTTCTGTGACGAGGAAAGAGAAATTTTAAACATCACTGTAAATTAAAGACAGATTAAAGATGACGTGTAGACCTACAGTGTAGTTTTGCGGGCATACCTGCATGAGTGTATCGGTGATGTTCTCTAGAAGTGTTCTTGCGTAGATAACACAGGAGTCCGTCATCGGTCCTTTCACTGGCAGAGACTGGCTGACCTGCCACACAGGACAGCTGAGCACTAGAAGCAGCAGTGCAGGAGTAAAGTCTggcaagaaaaagagaaaatagagtCCCACATGTAAATCTAAAGTCTCAACTATTTTCTTTCAAAGACACAACATTGTTCAGTCAGTGGATATCACACTCACAGAGCTTGATGAGTGGCATCTTGAATAAGACTGTTGATTCCGATTCTTTGTTGTAACTGACTGAACTCAGACATCCTTAAGTATTTTATACCCAGGCTGACGCAGGGATTTCCCTTACGATACAGTGATGCTGACACCTGACTGTGCATTGAAAGAGCACAGTCAAGGTTGtgtaatttcctctttctcccctACAGTACTGCTGAATAGTGAAACTGGAATTCACAACAACACTGATGATGAAATGGCATTTACTTTGATTTTGAGGTTAGAGAGATTCAGAGATTCACACTAATTCACAGTTTATTGTTGACATTTCCAAAGAGGGGAGAATGAAAGCATGATGTAATATTCTATTGTAATCCTGCACAGTCATGTCAAACATCTGTCGAATTACAGCCATGTCCAGTATATCAATattaacacatttcattttatttatgtgtaagacaaagaaaaaaaaagattgacaAACACATGTAGAAGGActttataattaatttattatatatttatgtatttataggataggttcacagtttttcaagtctgtcttaaaacaatattcagtagcccaaatgaacattgaaacaggttttgctcactgtaatcattcctcctgttcatactggccattagaagatcccctccaaatgtgcttacaatgtaagtgatgatctacagtccttgttttgagcaaaaatgtatttaaaagtttatctgaagttaatatgagccttcagctgtctgagttagtcaaataaagtccCACATAAAGtttacaatctttttagtaaaaaatccCCTCTTTGTGTCTGGACAAACAGTGATTTcctaaactttgaaatacatttttgcacagaaggaagactgtggattttgtcccctgtcacttacattgtaagtgtattGTGAAGGGATCTCGTAATGACAAGTATGAAcagaggaatgattatggctaGAAAAACGTgtcaatgttaatttgggcacctgactatttggttgttgttgtgaacctatcctttaataacTCAAATCAGAGTGTTATttggaatgtttttttcatgtatgtACAAGAATTTGGCTTCTAATGAAAACGTATACCCtgatctatttatttttacttgacTGACTTCTGAGCAGCCATCTGAGGAGGAAATTATTTACTGATTCCTGTAGTTCATGTGTGCTGAAGTTACattatgtgtaaaatgtattttttaatcagaataattagtattttttgttacttttaaataataataataataataataataacaataactttgTGTCAGTTAATTTAGATCAACTGATGACTGTAACAtgagtgcttttttttgtcccaaCACTGTGGTGAGTTGTTCCCCTCTTGCATGTGGTAAGCCGTCCCAAAACTCAGTCCCACTTTTCAGACGTGTCAACAGAAGTGTGAATGGCGAGAAACCTAACCATGACCTTCTGTGCAATAGTGAGACTGAATATGTGAATGAGAGGAGACTCACCCTAGCATGTAGCGCTGAATGAAACAATTTCTCTGTTGGCTTTTTAAGCATTTGGTTTCACAGTACATATCATTAACCCCTGCGTCTTTAGCTGGGGCGCCGAATGCAAAATAAATCTCATGAAAACCAGCCAAATAAAGACATAGATCACACACttgaaacatttattatttctctctctctcttttttttttacaatcaatatacagtacatttattaaCGAAgcatacaataaaaaaagaaagttaactTTATGTTAAATGACATTCTTAAAAAGCTGAGGGTGAAAACACTGTTAAAGACAGCCAGACAACAAGGCATGGTCTTCATCCTTTTAATAAAATctcttttaaaggaccagtgtgaaggatttagtggcatgtagcagtgaggttgcagattgcaaccaactgaataccccctccccctccccttccaagcatgtaggagaacctacagtggccatgaaactcatgaaaaacacaagAGGCCCTCTCttgagccagtgtttggtttgtccattctgggtgactgtagaaacatggcggtgcaacatggcaggctccatgAAacaggacccactccctatgtagatataaagtaacaaaaacacaacaattcttattttcaggttattatacactgattaaaatatacttatgaatataatattccatttctgccaagtccattctgctagatgccactaaattctacacactgcacctttaacgtTTACATAAAATATGCCCATAAATctttttaacagataaaatagaTATATGTATAGGTTGTgatttgttaatatttttgttttacatttttttatgttcacCCTTTTGTAGCATTAGTAAACTGAGCATAACAAAAATCACattgcatatttttatttagaGGCTGCTCAACATGCCTCTACTTTTGCTTTTTCCCTACGTATTAACCCAAAATAATTTTATAACCTATATCTTCTTCATCTATTGTACAGATGCATTTGACAAATACAAATTTGTCTACATAAAGTTAAAAATGATGTTCATTATAGCTCTGAATGCATCTTTAAATAGCAGCTAGTGACTTACATCCAATTTTGTGTCTTAATGATCCTGACCGTAGAGACCGTAgtgaagctgctgcagcatTTAAACACCACTGTGAAGCTAAGCTGCAAATGTGCACAGATACAGGTAGTGTTTATGATTTTCTATTGCAACAGCTTAGATAGTTTGAgagttaatttcagtgttaaacaGCAATGACACAGTGCCCTTAGTGAAAGAATGAATAAAGACATGGCTGGACAGGAGAGTCTGATCACTCCATCTTGGTTAGTATagacacaaataattaataGATCATGGGTTTCAGTGAGATGTGGCCCATTTGCAGAAGTCATTACCCTTTTTGAGACAAATGAGGTGCTCCCTCCAGTCCAGCATGAACATACACAAGTGTACCGTGCAAAATCATGAGCAGGTAAATCAGGGCTAGGGATGGAATTAAGTCAAGAGGATTCCCCTAATTCTATGAAATATGGCATTATTAATCATGCTGAGTGGAAGTGAAAAGCCTGCACAAACTCTACTGTGTCCATATTGAAAGCGGTGATCACTCAACTTCTTTTAGATGTTCTTTTAACGGGTCCTCGGACAACATTCAATGGTGCAATacattatgagtgtgtgtgttaatactATATGG of Thunnus thynnus chromosome 12, fThuThy2.1, whole genome shotgun sequence contains these proteins:
- the zmp:0000001127 gene encoding interleukin-12 subunit alpha, translating into KKIVETLDLHVGLYFLFFLPDFTPALLLLVLSCPVWQVSQSLPVKGPMTDSCVIYARTLLENITDTLMQNNLFTGIDCTKQSVELHMETNTPFVCAPKEPTCSGMAKSEFDQDSCLKSIGKDLQYYYKFLAAQPDPDTLLSRTVLFSLKELMENCFTWSLSADLASRKASDKLSTYDERLSLCKVLKGFQVRTITINRVIGYMNSGEHTK